One Numenius arquata chromosome 10, bNumArq3.hap1.1, whole genome shotgun sequence DNA segment encodes these proteins:
- the NOC3L gene encoding nucleolar complex protein 3 homolog isoform X1, which yields MKSRKNTKRVPSFRKLLRTSKIKLDNKLKNKQYKQQSAAKKYRKQQKKLREAVRDAISRKPFPLEECKKKQVGKSEKHEEEEEEEALPLDMMDEDDLKLMEDLAQKASFLTRDLSSNEPVHVKKRKHESVMDKYEKVPRRMQTEPEKELIHLLPIKDKSGIIPQTMEKPVLSVAQDEQEDTEEMEEAEGFSAEPLPVLSPEEMAAQRRQKLQERKMHIAALASAILSAPDSNIKKLKELRAMLMEQDPNVAVIVRKLVMVSLMEIFKDIVPSYKIRPLTEAEKATKVKKETQKLREFEEGLVSQYKFYLENLEQTIKDWKQRKLKKSNVISLKAYKGLAEIAVKCLCELLVALPHFNFHNNIIVLIVPLMNDASKMISELCCEAVRKLFKQDKLGCASLGVVKVISGLVRGRNYDVRPEVLKVFLHLRIKEVELQKDAEDIAPKKKFMTYKEKRKNLSRMQRKWRKAEEKLERELLEAEASESKEKKLKLHTETLNIVFVTYFRILKKAQKSPLLPAVLEGLAKFAHLINVEFFDDLVIVLHSLIASGGLSYRESLHCILSAFHILSGQGDVLNIDPMKFYTHLYKTLFSLHAGRTNDDVEIVLQSLDVMFPRRRKQVSQQRALAFLKRLSTLALHVLPNSSVGILATNRVFMQMFPRMDLLLDNESQGSGVYLPELDEPEHCNAQNTALWELHLLQRHYHPTVRTFAAHLSVGAPAEGSAALPLDLSQRPATELFEAYSMRGMTFNPPVAAVTPRRKDAFSQTDAFIDEELNKQLQQHTTATAGHRPLDFAKHLKQSSLS from the exons ATGAAGTCG agaaaaaaCACCAAGCGAGTTCCAAGCTTTCGCAAGTTACTGAGAACTAGTAAAATAAAACTTGACAACAAATTAAAGAATAAACAGTACAAGCAGCAGAGTGCTGCTAAGAAGTACCgaaaacaacaaaagaagctAAGGGAAGCTGTCAGAGATGCTATCTCCAGAAAACCCTTTCCTCTGGAAGAATGCAAGAAAAAACAAGTTGGTAAGT ctgaaaaacatgaagaagaagaggaagaagaggccctTCCACTGGACATGATGGATGAAGATGACTTAAAATTAATGGAAGATTTGGCTCAAAAGGCATCCTTTCTAACCAGAGATCTTTCTTCTAA TGAACCTGTTCATGTCAAAAAACGAAAACATGAAAGTGTGATGGACAAATACGAGAAGGTGCCAAGACGCATGCAGACTGAGCCAGAAAAAGAACTCATCCATCTGCTCCCCATCAAAGACAAGAGTGGCATTATTCCCCAGACTATGGAAAAGCCAG TTCTCAGTGTTGCACAGGATGAACAAGAGGATACAGAAGAAATGGAGGAAGCAGAGG GCTTTTCCGCAGAGCCCCTGCCCGTCCTCTCTCCCGAGGAGATGGCTGCTCAGAGGAGACAAAAGCTGCAGGAGCGGAAGATGCACATCGCTGCCCTGGCATCGGCCATTCTTTCTGCGCCAGACAGCAAT ATTAAAAAGCTGAAGGAGCTGCGTGCCATGCTGATGGAGCAGGATCCGAACGTGGCCGTGATTGTTCGCAAGCTGGTCATGGTTTCTTTGATGGAGATATTCAAAGATATTGTGCCTTCTTACAAAATTCGGCCTCTAACTGAAGCAGAAAAGGCTACCAAG gttaaaaaagaaacccagaaactgAGAGAATTTGAAGAAGGCCTTGTGAGCCAGTATAAATTCTACTTGGAAAATCTGGAGCAAACAATTAAAG ATTGGAAACAGAGGAAGTTGAAGAAGAGCAATGTCATCTCGTTAAAAGCATATAAAGGCCTGGCAGAGATTGCAGTGAAGTGTCTGTGTGAGCTGCTGGTGGCCCTGCCCCACTTCAACTTCCACAACAACATCATTGTTCTCATTGTTCCGCTCATGAATGATGCATCAAAAATG ATTTCTGAACTGTGCTGTGAGGCAGTGAGGAAGCTCTTTAAACAAGACAAGTTGGGCTGCGCTTCACTCGGTGTGGTTAAGGTCATTTCTGGTCTTGTGAGGGGTCGAAATTATGACGTCAGACCTGAG GTGTTAAAAGTATTTCTTCACTTAAGAATTAAGGAAGTAGAATTACAAAAAGATGCAGAAGACATCGCACCAAAGAAGAAGTTCATGAcatacaaagagaaaagaaaaaacctttcAAGAATGCAGAGGAAG TGGAGGAAAGCCGAAGAGAAACTGGAACGAGAACTCTTGGAAGCAGAAGCgtcagaaagtaaagaaaaaaaactgaaactG cacACGGAGACCTTGAATATTGTATTTGTAACGTACTTTAGAATCTTGAAAAAAGCTCAGAAGTCTCCACTTTTGCCGGCCGTGCTGGAAGGTCTTGCAAA GTTTGCTCATCTTATAAATGTGGAGTTTTTTGATGACCTGGTGATTGTCCTTCATTCTCTCATTGCATCTGGG GGTTTAAGCTATCGTGAGAGTCTTCACTGCATTCTCAGTGCTTTTCATATACTCTCTGGTCAAG GTGATGTTCTTAACATTGATCCGATGAAGTTCTACACACATCTTTACAAGACACTGTTCAGCCTACATGCAG GCCGTACCAacgatgatgtggagattgtgcTCCAGAGCCTGGACGTCATGTTTCCCAGGCGGAGGAAGCAGGTTTCCCAGCAGCGAGCTCTTGCTTTCCTGAAGCGACTTTCCACACTGGCTCTCCATGTCCTTCCAAACTCCAGCGTTGGGATCTTGGCAACAAACAGGGTATTCATGCAA ATGTTCCCAAGGATGGACCTCTTACTCGACAACGAATCTCAAGGCAGTGGGGTTTATCTTCCAGAACTGGATGAACCAGAGCATTGCAACGCCCAGAACACAGCTCTGTGGGAGCTGCACTTACTGCAG aGACACTATCACCCAACAGTGCGGACATTTGCAGCTCACCTTAGCGTTGGAGCTCCAGCTGAAGGCTCGGCAGCTCTTCCACTTGATTTGAGCCAAAG
- the NOC3L gene encoding nucleolar complex protein 3 homolog isoform X2 — MKSRKNTKRVPSFRKLLRTSKIKLDNKLKNKQYKQQSAAKKYRKQQKKLREAVRDAISRKPFPLEECKKKQVAEKHEEEEEEEALPLDMMDEDDLKLMEDLAQKASFLTRDLSSNEPVHVKKRKHESVMDKYEKVPRRMQTEPEKELIHLLPIKDKSGIIPQTMEKPVLSVAQDEQEDTEEMEEAEGFSAEPLPVLSPEEMAAQRRQKLQERKMHIAALASAILSAPDSNIKKLKELRAMLMEQDPNVAVIVRKLVMVSLMEIFKDIVPSYKIRPLTEAEKATKVKKETQKLREFEEGLVSQYKFYLENLEQTIKDWKQRKLKKSNVISLKAYKGLAEIAVKCLCELLVALPHFNFHNNIIVLIVPLMNDASKMISELCCEAVRKLFKQDKLGCASLGVVKVISGLVRGRNYDVRPEVLKVFLHLRIKEVELQKDAEDIAPKKKFMTYKEKRKNLSRMQRKWRKAEEKLERELLEAEASESKEKKLKLHTETLNIVFVTYFRILKKAQKSPLLPAVLEGLAKFAHLINVEFFDDLVIVLHSLIASGGLSYRESLHCILSAFHILSGQGDVLNIDPMKFYTHLYKTLFSLHAGRTNDDVEIVLQSLDVMFPRRRKQVSQQRALAFLKRLSTLALHVLPNSSVGILATNRVFMQMFPRMDLLLDNESQGSGVYLPELDEPEHCNAQNTALWELHLLQRHYHPTVRTFAAHLSVGAPAEGSAALPLDLSQRPATELFEAYSMRGMTFNPPVAAVTPRRKDAFSQTDAFIDEELNKQLQQHTTATAGHRPLDFAKHLKQSSLS, encoded by the exons ATGAAGTCG agaaaaaaCACCAAGCGAGTTCCAAGCTTTCGCAAGTTACTGAGAACTAGTAAAATAAAACTTGACAACAAATTAAAGAATAAACAGTACAAGCAGCAGAGTGCTGCTAAGAAGTACCgaaaacaacaaaagaagctAAGGGAAGCTGTCAGAGATGCTATCTCCAGAAAACCCTTTCCTCTGGAAGAATGCAAGAAAAAACAAGTTG ctgaaaaacatgaagaagaagaggaagaagaggccctTCCACTGGACATGATGGATGAAGATGACTTAAAATTAATGGAAGATTTGGCTCAAAAGGCATCCTTTCTAACCAGAGATCTTTCTTCTAA TGAACCTGTTCATGTCAAAAAACGAAAACATGAAAGTGTGATGGACAAATACGAGAAGGTGCCAAGACGCATGCAGACTGAGCCAGAAAAAGAACTCATCCATCTGCTCCCCATCAAAGACAAGAGTGGCATTATTCCCCAGACTATGGAAAAGCCAG TTCTCAGTGTTGCACAGGATGAACAAGAGGATACAGAAGAAATGGAGGAAGCAGAGG GCTTTTCCGCAGAGCCCCTGCCCGTCCTCTCTCCCGAGGAGATGGCTGCTCAGAGGAGACAAAAGCTGCAGGAGCGGAAGATGCACATCGCTGCCCTGGCATCGGCCATTCTTTCTGCGCCAGACAGCAAT ATTAAAAAGCTGAAGGAGCTGCGTGCCATGCTGATGGAGCAGGATCCGAACGTGGCCGTGATTGTTCGCAAGCTGGTCATGGTTTCTTTGATGGAGATATTCAAAGATATTGTGCCTTCTTACAAAATTCGGCCTCTAACTGAAGCAGAAAAGGCTACCAAG gttaaaaaagaaacccagaaactgAGAGAATTTGAAGAAGGCCTTGTGAGCCAGTATAAATTCTACTTGGAAAATCTGGAGCAAACAATTAAAG ATTGGAAACAGAGGAAGTTGAAGAAGAGCAATGTCATCTCGTTAAAAGCATATAAAGGCCTGGCAGAGATTGCAGTGAAGTGTCTGTGTGAGCTGCTGGTGGCCCTGCCCCACTTCAACTTCCACAACAACATCATTGTTCTCATTGTTCCGCTCATGAATGATGCATCAAAAATG ATTTCTGAACTGTGCTGTGAGGCAGTGAGGAAGCTCTTTAAACAAGACAAGTTGGGCTGCGCTTCACTCGGTGTGGTTAAGGTCATTTCTGGTCTTGTGAGGGGTCGAAATTATGACGTCAGACCTGAG GTGTTAAAAGTATTTCTTCACTTAAGAATTAAGGAAGTAGAATTACAAAAAGATGCAGAAGACATCGCACCAAAGAAGAAGTTCATGAcatacaaagagaaaagaaaaaacctttcAAGAATGCAGAGGAAG TGGAGGAAAGCCGAAGAGAAACTGGAACGAGAACTCTTGGAAGCAGAAGCgtcagaaagtaaagaaaaaaaactgaaactG cacACGGAGACCTTGAATATTGTATTTGTAACGTACTTTAGAATCTTGAAAAAAGCTCAGAAGTCTCCACTTTTGCCGGCCGTGCTGGAAGGTCTTGCAAA GTTTGCTCATCTTATAAATGTGGAGTTTTTTGATGACCTGGTGATTGTCCTTCATTCTCTCATTGCATCTGGG GGTTTAAGCTATCGTGAGAGTCTTCACTGCATTCTCAGTGCTTTTCATATACTCTCTGGTCAAG GTGATGTTCTTAACATTGATCCGATGAAGTTCTACACACATCTTTACAAGACACTGTTCAGCCTACATGCAG GCCGTACCAacgatgatgtggagattgtgcTCCAGAGCCTGGACGTCATGTTTCCCAGGCGGAGGAAGCAGGTTTCCCAGCAGCGAGCTCTTGCTTTCCTGAAGCGACTTTCCACACTGGCTCTCCATGTCCTTCCAAACTCCAGCGTTGGGATCTTGGCAACAAACAGGGTATTCATGCAA ATGTTCCCAAGGATGGACCTCTTACTCGACAACGAATCTCAAGGCAGTGGGGTTTATCTTCCAGAACTGGATGAACCAGAGCATTGCAACGCCCAGAACACAGCTCTGTGGGAGCTGCACTTACTGCAG aGACACTATCACCCAACAGTGCGGACATTTGCAGCTCACCTTAGCGTTGGAGCTCCAGCTGAAGGCTCGGCAGCTCTTCCACTTGATTTGAGCCAAAG